A single region of the Thioalkalivibrio nitratireducens DSM 14787 genome encodes:
- a CDS encoding quinone-dependent dihydroorotate dehydrogenase, producing the protein MYRLIRPLLFAMSPETAHRVSFAALDAAAWVHLVWGGVLNANPVRVMGLEFPNRVGLAAGLDKNGEHIRGLARFGFGHLELGTVTPRAQPGNPRPRLYRLPQAQALINRMGFNNEGAERLVENVRAAAAHYPGILGINIGKNRTTPNERAADDYLSAFETVYPWAGYVAVNISSPNTESLRELQQDAALDGLLGALKAQQARLADRHGRYVPLALKIAPDLDEGAIEAIARLLVRHRIDGVIATNTTTDRSAVAGLPHADEAGGLSGAPVAAPSLRVIRTLSRTLDGAVPIIGVGGILSGQDAVDKIRAGASLVQIYTGLIYRGPGLVRECVQALARELG; encoded by the coding sequence ATGTACCGGTTGATTCGCCCGCTGCTGTTTGCGATGTCTCCCGAAACCGCGCACCGGGTGAGCTTTGCGGCCCTGGACGCGGCGGCCTGGGTGCATCTGGTTTGGGGTGGCGTCCTCAACGCGAATCCCGTGCGGGTGATGGGGCTGGAGTTTCCGAACCGCGTGGGGCTGGCTGCGGGGCTGGACAAGAACGGCGAGCATATCCGCGGGCTGGCCAGGTTCGGTTTCGGTCACCTCGAACTGGGCACCGTGACCCCGCGCGCGCAGCCCGGCAATCCGCGGCCGCGGCTCTACCGTCTGCCGCAGGCGCAGGCGCTGATCAACCGCATGGGCTTCAACAACGAGGGTGCCGAACGGCTGGTCGAGAACGTCCGCGCGGCCGCGGCGCACTACCCGGGCATTCTGGGCATCAACATCGGCAAGAACAGGACGACCCCGAACGAACGGGCGGCAGACGACTATCTGTCTGCGTTCGAGACCGTCTATCCCTGGGCCGGCTACGTGGCGGTGAACATCTCCTCGCCCAACACCGAGAGCCTGCGTGAACTGCAGCAGGACGCGGCCCTGGACGGGTTGCTCGGCGCACTGAAGGCGCAGCAGGCCCGACTGGCCGACCGCCATGGCCGTTATGTGCCGCTAGCGTTGAAGATCGCCCCGGACCTGGACGAGGGCGCGATCGAGGCGATTGCCCGGCTGTTGGTCCGGCATCGCATTGACGGCGTGATCGCGACCAACACCACCACCGATCGTTCGGCCGTCGCCGGGTTGCCGCATGCCGACGAAGCCGGCGGCCTCTCGGGCGCCCCGGTGGCTGCGCCGTCGCTACGGGTGATCCGGACCTTGAGCAGGACCCTCGACGGAGCCGTGCCGATCATCGGCGTCGGCGGCATTCTGTCGGGACAGGACGCGGTCGACAAGATCCGCGCCGGGGCGAGCCTGGTACAGATCTACACTGGCCTGATCTACCGCGGTCCGGGCCTGGTGCGCGAATGCGTGCAGGCCCTTGCCCGGGAGCTCGGCTGA
- a CDS encoding efflux RND transporter permease subunit, translated as MNPNGGHPAATGAPIPGGRGLIQLFLRHRLAANLLVALMILGGAFALLKLNTQFFPNFELDFVSVRVVWTGASAEDVERGITDPLEQDLRTVDGLRNLTSTSALGVAAITLEFEAGTDMTLALEQVKDRVDQQRNLPEEAETPVVTRIVRYEPVARLLVSGLDDLYDLRTLGRQFERELLDRGIARVEFTGLPEDVMAIQVPAVQLYNTDLSIGDIAQRIAGLSRDIPAGSAGRADTARQIRSLDQRRDIIAFENLPLRADPELGLLRLGQVAEIERVPRDGQVSVSVGGRPALEMQLMRTETGDSLEAARILGEWLAETRPILPPGVQVEAIDAFWELLLERILLLLKNGAGGLVLVLAILFLFLNRHVALRVALGIPIAFTAALIVLWLVGGSINMISLFGFIMSLGIIVDNAIVVSEHAYTLHQQGQEPAEAAGNGAQRMLAPVISASLTTIAAFLPLMLIGGIIGNVLFDIPLVVICVITATLAIAFLILPAHLKGVLTRLQPPPAGSVRARFDAGFERLRNGPFRGLVSQAVDHAGVTLALAVAALILAIGLAAGGRIGFTFFPAPEGTVLNAGVNFVAGTPPERVTEFLVATEEALYEAERALGGELVLASVVRRGLGIDPGDGNAPQGEQFGNIQVELVSPEARSVMNREIIRAWQERVRLTPGVENFNISERQGGPPGRDLDVRLTGDDPERLKDAALALAEVFADIPGTYAINDDTPFGREQLIYSVRPEGLAVGLTTETVGTQLRDAFDGRLAQIFQDGLEEVEVRVRLPDHERHHTESLERLSIRLPSGALAPLDTVVDLESRQGFETLRHADTRLAIHVSAEVDRAVNNAARIRAALEAGPLDALAQRYGVDYSFEGRAADQADTFADMRVGLVLALGLMYLTLAWVFASWGWPLIVMSIIPFGILGAMLGHWMMGVELTILSIFGLFGLTGIVVNNSIILVSFYQGLRDQGLALREAIIEASCQRLRAVILTSATTIAGLTPLLFERSLQAQFLIPMAISIVFGLGVATLLVLLVIPALLRLYENRFDRGALAGATGG; from the coding sequence GTGAACCCGAACGGCGGACACCCCGCTGCCACGGGCGCTCCGATTCCGGGGGGCCGCGGGCTGATTCAACTTTTTCTTCGCCACCGGCTCGCGGCGAACCTGCTCGTCGCCCTGATGATTCTCGGCGGTGCGTTCGCACTGCTGAAGCTCAATACCCAATTCTTCCCGAACTTCGAGCTGGACTTCGTGTCGGTACGCGTGGTCTGGACCGGGGCCAGCGCCGAGGACGTCGAACGCGGGATTACCGATCCGTTGGAGCAGGATCTGCGGACCGTGGACGGGCTGCGGAACCTGACCTCGACCTCGGCCCTCGGCGTTGCCGCGATCACGCTGGAGTTCGAGGCCGGTACCGACATGACCCTGGCGCTTGAGCAGGTGAAGGACCGGGTGGATCAGCAGCGCAACCTGCCGGAGGAGGCGGAGACTCCGGTCGTCACGCGCATCGTGCGCTACGAACCCGTCGCGCGCCTGCTGGTTAGCGGTCTCGATGATCTCTACGACTTGCGCACACTGGGACGGCAGTTCGAACGCGAGCTGCTCGACCGGGGAATCGCCCGGGTGGAGTTCACCGGCCTGCCCGAGGACGTGATGGCGATCCAGGTGCCGGCGGTCCAGCTCTACAACACCGATCTTTCGATCGGCGACATCGCCCAGCGGATCGCGGGCTTGAGCCGCGACATTCCCGCGGGCAGCGCGGGCCGCGCGGATACCGCGCGGCAGATCCGCAGTCTCGATCAGCGCCGCGACATCATCGCGTTCGAAAATCTCCCGCTGCGGGCCGATCCGGAACTGGGGTTGCTGCGCCTCGGGCAAGTCGCCGAGATCGAGCGCGTGCCTCGCGACGGCCAGGTCAGTGTGAGCGTCGGGGGCCGCCCGGCGCTCGAGATGCAACTGATGCGTACCGAGACCGGGGACTCGCTGGAGGCCGCGCGCATCCTTGGGGAGTGGCTGGCCGAGACGCGCCCGATTCTGCCACCCGGCGTCCAGGTGGAAGCGATCGACGCGTTTTGGGAGCTATTGCTCGAACGCATCCTGCTGCTGCTGAAAAACGGCGCGGGCGGACTCGTCCTGGTGCTCGCGATCCTGTTCCTGTTTCTGAACCGGCACGTCGCACTGCGCGTGGCACTGGGCATCCCGATCGCATTCACCGCGGCCCTGATCGTGCTCTGGCTGGTCGGCGGGTCGATCAATATGATCTCGCTGTTCGGCTTCATCATGTCGCTGGGGATCATCGTCGACAATGCAATCGTCGTCTCCGAACACGCCTACACGCTGCACCAGCAGGGTCAGGAGCCGGCCGAAGCTGCCGGCAACGGGGCACAGCGCATGCTGGCCCCGGTGATCTCGGCCTCGCTGACGACCATCGCTGCATTCCTGCCGCTGATGCTGATCGGCGGGATCATCGGCAATGTGCTGTTCGACATTCCGCTGGTCGTGATCTGCGTGATCACCGCGACACTGGCGATCGCGTTCCTGATTCTGCCGGCGCATCTGAAGGGCGTGCTGACCCGCCTGCAGCCGCCGCCCGCCGGCAGCGTGCGGGCCCGGTTCGACGCCGGGTTCGAACGCCTGCGCAACGGCCCCTTCCGCGGCCTGGTGTCGCAGGCGGTCGATCATGCCGGGGTGACGCTGGCCCTGGCAGTCGCCGCGCTGATCCTGGCCATCGGGCTTGCCGCCGGCGGTCGCATCGGCTTCACGTTTTTCCCTGCGCCCGAAGGGACCGTGCTGAACGCGGGTGTGAACTTTGTCGCCGGAACGCCGCCGGAGCGCGTCACCGAGTTCCTTGTCGCTACTGAGGAGGCCCTGTATGAGGCGGAGCGTGCATTGGGCGGTGAGCTGGTCCTCGCTTCGGTGGTCCGGCGCGGACTGGGCATCGACCCGGGTGACGGCAATGCACCCCAGGGCGAGCAGTTCGGCAACATCCAGGTCGAACTCGTCTCCCCCGAGGCCCGCAGCGTGATGAACCGCGAGATCATCCGGGCATGGCAGGAGCGTGTGCGGCTCACGCCGGGCGTGGAAAACTTCAACATCAGCGAGCGCCAGGGAGGGCCGCCGGGGCGCGATCTCGACGTCCGCCTGACCGGAGACGACCCGGAGCGGCTGAAGGACGCGGCGCTGGCGCTGGCGGAGGTCTTCGCAGACATCCCTGGAACCTATGCCATCAACGACGACACCCCGTTCGGCCGGGAACAGCTGATCTACTCAGTCCGTCCCGAGGGGCTCGCGGTCGGCCTGACCACGGAGACCGTCGGCACCCAGTTGCGCGATGCTTTCGATGGGCGACTGGCCCAGATCTTCCAGGACGGCCTCGAGGAGGTCGAAGTCCGGGTCCGCCTGCCGGACCACGAGCGTCACCACACCGAGAGCCTCGAACGCCTGTCGATCCGCCTGCCGTCGGGGGCGCTCGCGCCGCTCGACACCGTCGTCGACCTCGAATCGCGGCAGGGCTTCGAAACCCTGCGGCACGCCGACACCCGGCTTGCGATCCACGTCTCCGCGGAAGTCGACCGCGCCGTGAACAACGCCGCGCGAATCCGCGCCGCGCTCGAGGCCGGCCCGCTGGACGCACTCGCCCAGCGCTATGGCGTGGACTACTCGTTCGAGGGGCGTGCGGCGGACCAGGCCGATACCTTCGCCGACATGCGGGTGGGACTGGTGCTGGCACTGGGCCTGATGTACCTCACCCTGGCTTGGGTGTTCGCCTCATGGGGCTGGCCGCTGATCGTGATGTCGATCATCCCCTTCGGTATTCTGGGCGCGATGCTCGGGCACTGGATGATGGGAGTCGAGCTGACCATCCTGTCGATCTTCGGCCTCTTCGGACTGACCGGCATCGTCGTCAACAACTCGATCATCCTGGTGAGCTTCTACCAAGGTCTGCGCGACCAGGGCCTGGCTCTGCGCGAGGCCATCATCGAGGCCTCGTGCCAGCGGCTGCGGGCGGTGATCCTGACCTCCGCCACCACCATTGCCGGGCTGACGCCGCTGCTGTTCGAGCGGTCGCTCCAGGCCCAGTTCCTGATTCCGATGGCGATCTCGATCGTGTTCGGTCTCGGTGTCGCAACGCTGCTGGTGCTGCTAGTGATCCCGGCATTGCTCCGGCTGTACGAGAACCGCTTCGACCGGGGCGCCCTGGCCGGCGCAACCGGCGGCTAG
- the fbp gene encoding class 1 fructose-bisphosphatase, which yields MRASAGYPIITLNEFIINRQSEHPEARGDLSRLLHHIGVAAKIVNKKINKAGLVDILGEAGDVNVQGEDVQKLDVFANDHFTAALQASGEVCAIASEENQEIITFDEGLSRDGHYVFCMDPLDGSSNIEVNVSVGTIFSIYRRLSPEGEPAELSDFLQTGEHQVAAGYVIYGSSTTLVYTTGNGVDGFTLDPGIGEFCLSHSGIRTPETGRIYSINEGNYVHFPIGVKKYIKYCQEIDPNSGRPYTSRYIGSLVSDFHRNLLKGGIFIYPQTQSAPRGKLRLIYECNPIAFIAEQAGGTATNGITRTVELHPQGLHQRVPFYVGSRSMVDKAHEFLNTYH from the coding sequence ATGAGAGCCAGCGCAGGGTACCCGATCATCACCCTGAATGAGTTCATCATCAACCGGCAGTCGGAGCATCCCGAGGCCCGAGGCGATCTGTCCCGCCTGCTGCACCACATCGGGGTCGCGGCCAAGATCGTCAACAAGAAGATCAACAAGGCCGGTCTGGTGGACATCCTCGGCGAGGCCGGTGACGTGAATGTCCAGGGCGAGGACGTGCAGAAACTCGATGTCTTCGCCAACGACCACTTCACCGCGGCGCTGCAGGCGTCGGGTGAGGTCTGCGCGATCGCCTCGGAAGAGAATCAGGAGATCATCACCTTCGACGAAGGCCTGTCGCGCGACGGCCACTATGTATTCTGCATGGACCCGCTCGACGGCTCCTCGAACATCGAGGTGAACGTGTCGGTCGGCACCATTTTCTCGATCTACCGGCGCCTGAGCCCCGAAGGCGAGCCTGCGGAACTGAGTGATTTCCTGCAGACCGGGGAACACCAGGTCGCGGCCGGCTACGTGATCTACGGTTCGTCCACCACGCTCGTGTATACCACCGGCAATGGCGTCGATGGGTTCACGCTGGACCCCGGCATCGGCGAATTCTGCCTGTCACACTCAGGGATACGAACGCCGGAAACCGGTCGCATCTACAGCATCAACGAGGGCAACTACGTTCATTTCCCCATAGGCGTGAAAAAGTACATCAAGTACTGCCAGGAAATCGACCCGAACAGTGGCCGCCCCTACACCTCGCGCTATATCGGATCGCTGGTGTCCGATTTTCACCGGAACCTGCTAAAGGGCGGCATCTTCATCTACCCCCAGACCCAGAGCGCTCCGAGAGGCAAACTCCGGCTCATCTACGAATGCAACCCGATCGCGTTCATCGCCGAGCAGGCCGGAGGCACGGCCACGAATGGCATCACCCGCACCGTCGAACTGCACCCGCAAGGCTTGCACCAGCGGGTGCCGTTCTACGTCGGCTCGCGCAGCATGGTGGATAAGGCACACGAGTTTCTCAACACATACCACTGA
- a CDS encoding TVP38/TMEM64 family protein, translating to MSSPLVTRMIRRLGQHWRRLVLLALVVTGLVLASWYSRDLAAFLEWGERIADQPWAIVGVVVLMAVLFSFALPGSLAFWLIAPFHPPLVSVAMLIAGSVPGAVGAYFLSRRLGRQHAPRGGERLLGLLQRRGDLLTQTALRILPGFPHSVVNVAGGILRLPLGTFLLAALVGLAVKWGVYSSAVYGAVEAIETGEPVQLGTVLPLFALTALLLLGALARRRLDRRSDKPPP from the coding sequence ATGAGCAGCCCCTTGGTCACGCGCATGATCCGCAGGCTCGGCCAGCACTGGCGCAGACTCGTGCTGCTGGCGCTGGTGGTCACCGGACTGGTCCTGGCGTCGTGGTACTCGCGCGACCTCGCCGCCTTTCTGGAATGGGGCGAACGGATCGCGGATCAGCCCTGGGCCATTGTCGGCGTGGTGGTGCTGATGGCCGTGTTGTTCAGCTTCGCGCTGCCCGGCAGCCTCGCGTTCTGGCTGATCGCCCCGTTTCACCCGCCGCTGGTATCGGTGGCCATGCTGATCGCCGGCAGCGTGCCCGGCGCCGTCGGTGCCTATTTTTTGTCGCGTCGCCTCGGCCGCCAGCACGCGCCACGCGGTGGCGAGCGTCTGCTCGGGCTGCTGCAGCGCCGCGGAGATCTGCTGACCCAGACCGCGCTGCGCATCCTTCCGGGCTTTCCGCACTCGGTGGTGAATGTCGCGGGCGGCATCCTGCGCCTTCCGCTGGGCACCTTTCTGCTGGCCGCGCTGGTCGGCCTTGCGGTCAAGTGGGGCGTGTACTCGAGCGCCGTGTACGGTGCCGTCGAGGCGATCGAGACCGGAGAACCGGTACAACTCGGGACCGTCCTGCCCCTGTTCGCGCTGACCGCATTGCTGTTGCTCGGCGCCCTCGCCCGCCGGCGCCTCGACCGCCGCTCCGACAAACCGCCCCCATAG
- a CDS encoding TraR/DksA family transcriptional regulator, producing the protein MSEPLAESQVQELEAALRARLQTLLEETRQILIESDEESYTRLAGEVHDTGEQSVADLLVDLDLADVDRHVEEIRDVEAALRRIAVHSYGVCSDCGEAIAYARLKAYPTAKRCIRCQQKHERSYREPGRPSL; encoded by the coding sequence ATGTCCGAACCACTTGCGGAATCACAAGTGCAGGAACTCGAGGCAGCCCTGAGGGCGCGTCTCCAGACCCTTCTGGAGGAGACCCGCCAGATCTTGATCGAGTCCGACGAAGAGTCCTACACGCGGCTTGCGGGAGAGGTGCACGATACCGGCGAGCAATCCGTGGCGGACTTGCTGGTCGATCTGGATTTGGCCGACGTGGATCGCCATGTCGAGGAGATCCGGGATGTCGAGGCGGCGCTGCGGCGCATCGCTGTCCACAGCTACGGCGTTTGCAGCGACTGCGGGGAAGCCATCGCCTACGCGCGGCTGAAGGCCTACCCGACGGCGAAGCGCTGCATTCGCTGCCAGCAGAAGCACGAAAGAAGCTACCGGGAACCCGGGCGTCCGTCGCTGTAG
- a CDS encoding efflux RND transporter periplasmic adaptor subunit, which produces MRIARRLLPLLIVAAAGAGFVALRMTGPSAPTPVTSERIWPVRGMPVEPGVYRPSAELFGRVQSPQTATLRAAIEGIVAHVPVREGDIVKPADVLLRIDPSEARLTLTQREAELREAQAMISSEQLRAESDERTLNRERQLLQISQRGLDRAQDLHTRNLGSDASVDEAQRLLEQARLAVIAREQAVADAPARLEQAEARKERTRAARDRAALDLSRTEITASVAARVVELHTSMGERVRIGDPLVRLYATDDVEIRASLPDAMIATITGLLERHGPLPARARVDGAQIRAQLVRIAGETRPGEAGIGAVFRVTEGGAALPLNRFVNLRLELPAQPDSVPVPFEALYGRDRVYRVVDERMQGLRVERLGEQVGEDGRTLALIRHPELRAGDVLVVTRLPNAVDGLPVEVTLDIEGAGE; this is translated from the coding sequence ATGAGGATCGCCAGAAGGCTGCTTCCGCTCCTGATCGTCGCCGCGGCGGGCGCCGGATTCGTCGCCCTGCGGATGACGGGGCCTTCCGCGCCCACGCCGGTGACCAGCGAGCGGATCTGGCCGGTGCGGGGCATGCCCGTGGAGCCGGGGGTGTACCGCCCGAGCGCCGAACTCTTCGGGCGTGTTCAGTCGCCGCAAACGGCCACACTGCGTGCCGCTATCGAGGGTATCGTCGCGCACGTGCCCGTGCGCGAAGGCGACATCGTCAAGCCCGCCGACGTGCTGCTGCGGATTGACCCCTCCGAGGCACGGCTAACGCTGACCCAACGCGAAGCGGAACTGCGCGAAGCGCAAGCGATGATCTCCAGCGAACAGTTGCGTGCCGAAAGCGACGAGCGCACGCTGAACCGGGAACGGCAGCTCCTGCAGATCAGCCAGCGCGGACTCGACCGGGCGCAGGATCTGCACACCCGCAACCTCGGCTCGGACGCGTCCGTAGACGAAGCGCAGCGACTGTTGGAGCAGGCACGGCTCGCGGTCATTGCCCGCGAACAGGCGGTGGCCGACGCACCTGCCCGCCTCGAACAGGCTGAGGCACGCAAGGAACGCACCCGCGCCGCCCGGGATCGTGCCGCGCTCGATTTGTCGCGTACCGAGATCACCGCTTCGGTGGCCGCCCGCGTGGTTGAACTCCACACGAGCATGGGGGAACGGGTGCGGATCGGTGACCCGCTCGTGCGACTGTACGCAACCGACGATGTCGAGATTCGCGCGAGCCTGCCCGATGCGATGATTGCGACGATCACCGGGCTACTGGAGCGGCATGGTCCGTTGCCCGCACGCGCCCGGGTCGACGGCGCTCAGATTCGGGCACAGTTGGTCCGCATCGCGGGCGAGACCCGCCCGGGCGAGGCGGGAATCGGGGCGGTGTTCCGGGTCACCGAGGGCGGCGCCGCACTGCCGCTGAACCGTTTCGTGAATCTTCGGCTCGAACTTCCCGCACAGCCGGATAGCGTACCCGTCCCGTTCGAGGCGCTGTACGGCCGCGACCGGGTCTACCGCGTGGTCGACGAGCGCATGCAGGGCCTGCGGGTCGAACGGCTCGGCGAGCAGGTGGGCGAAGACGGCCGCACCCTGGCACTGATCCGTCATCCCGAGCTGCGAGCCGGCGATGTACTGGTGGTCACCCGCCTCCCCAACGCGGTCGACGGTCTGCCGGTGGAAGTTACACTCGACATTGAAGGTGCCGGCGAGTGA
- a CDS encoding alpha/beta hydrolase, with protein MSGSRKFVHAGWLALILWLPFAATAAERITLEHDGLTLVGHLQSVSEPADGVVLMLHGTLAHGRMEIMATVQDLLAERGLNSLSVNLSYGIDGRDGMFECDRPVTHGLDAHFAELQAWRAWLADQGYGPVTLLGHSRGGNQIARFYHEYGPGDVRALVLIAPSTYDADRAAADYEAQTGMPLATALGQAEELLRMEQPDTRLTGVRFLYCEELDVAPAAFLAYYRPEQAHDTPTVIDGVDIPALVIIGSEDDVVADLPERMAGLVDDANIASVTIDGADHFFRDFFADDVADAVVDFLD; from the coding sequence ATGTCTGGTTCCCGCAAGTTCGTGCATGCCGGTTGGCTGGCCCTGATCCTGTGGCTGCCGTTCGCGGCAACGGCCGCCGAACGCATTACCCTGGAGCACGATGGGTTGACCCTGGTGGGTCACCTGCAGTCCGTGTCCGAGCCCGCCGACGGCGTGGTGCTGATGCTGCACGGCACGCTTGCCCATGGGCGCATGGAAATCATGGCCACGGTGCAGGATCTGCTCGCCGAGCGGGGGCTCAACTCCCTGTCGGTGAACCTCAGCTACGGGATCGACGGGCGGGACGGCATGTTCGAATGCGACCGGCCGGTAACCCACGGGCTGGACGCGCACTTCGCCGAACTGCAGGCTTGGCGTGCCTGGCTTGCGGACCAGGGCTACGGCCCGGTGACGCTGTTGGGACACTCGCGCGGCGGCAACCAGATCGCGAGATTCTACCACGAATACGGCCCGGGCGACGTGCGTGCGTTGGTGCTGATCGCGCCTTCGACCTATGACGCCGACCGCGCGGCGGCCGACTACGAGGCGCAGACCGGGATGCCGCTGGCGACCGCTCTGGGCCAGGCAGAAGAACTCTTGCGCATGGAGCAGCCGGATACGCGGCTGACGGGCGTGCGCTTCCTCTACTGCGAGGAACTGGATGTTGCGCCGGCGGCGTTCCTCGCCTATTACCGGCCCGAGCAGGCGCACGACACGCCCACGGTGATCGACGGGGTCGATATCCCGGCCCTGGTGATCATCGGCTCCGAGGATGACGTGGTCGCCGACCTGCCCGAGCGCATGGCGGGCCTCGTGGACGACGCGAACATCGCTAGCGTGACGATCGACGGCGCCGATCACTTCTTCCGCGACTTCTTCGCCGATGACGTCGCGGACGCGGTCGTGGACTTCCTCGACTGA
- the ettA gene encoding energy-dependent translational throttle protein EttA, which translates to MAQYIFTMNGVGKIVPPKKQILKDIYLNFFPGAKIGVLGYNGSGKSTLLRIMAGVDQDIIGEARPQPGIRIGYLQQEPQLDGSKDVRGNVEEGVQPIKDALARLDQVYAAYAEPDADFDKLAAEQGELEALIQASDGHNLERRLEVAADALRLPPWGADVQTLSGGERRRVALCRLLLSSPDMLILDEPTNHLDAESVAWLERFLQEFPGTVVAVTHDRYFLDNVAGWILELDRGHGIPWEGNYSSWLEQKEKRLAQEEKAEQARIKAMESELEWVRSNPKGRTAKSKARLKRFEEIASSDYQRRSETKELYIPPGPRLGEKVLDAENLGKAYGDRLLYQGLSFSVPRGAIVGVIGPNGVGKTTLFRMITGKEQPDQGSISLGETVEIAYVDQSRDALQDEKTVWEEISNGQDVVQVGNFQMPSRAYVGRFNFKGSDQQKRMKELSGGERNRVHLAKVLMHGGNLLLLDEPTNDLDVETLRALEESLLDFPGSAIVISHDRWFLDRIATHILAFEEDGNVVFFDGNFQEYEADRHDRLGAAADQPHRVKYKRLAS; encoded by the coding sequence ATGGCGCAGTACATTTTCACCATGAACGGCGTGGGCAAGATCGTCCCGCCGAAGAAGCAGATCCTGAAGGACATCTACCTGAATTTCTTCCCCGGCGCCAAGATCGGGGTGCTCGGCTACAACGGCTCGGGCAAGTCCACCCTGCTGCGGATCATGGCTGGGGTCGACCAGGACATCATCGGCGAGGCACGCCCCCAGCCCGGCATCCGTATCGGCTACCTGCAGCAGGAGCCGCAACTCGATGGCAGCAAAGACGTACGCGGCAACGTCGAAGAAGGCGTGCAGCCGATCAAGGACGCGCTCGCGCGCCTGGACCAGGTGTACGCGGCCTATGCCGAGCCCGACGCCGACTTCGACAAGCTCGCCGCGGAACAGGGCGAGCTCGAGGCGCTGATCCAGGCCAGCGATGGTCATAACCTCGAGCGCCGGCTCGAGGTCGCGGCCGACGCGCTGCGCCTGCCGCCCTGGGGCGCCGACGTGCAAACCCTCTCCGGCGGCGAACGCCGCCGCGTCGCGCTGTGCCGCCTATTGCTGTCGAGCCCGGATATGCTGATCCTGGACGAGCCGACCAACCACCTTGATGCCGAGAGCGTCGCCTGGCTGGAACGCTTCCTTCAGGAATTCCCGGGAACGGTCGTTGCGGTCACCCACGACCGCTACTTCCTCGACAACGTCGCCGGCTGGATCCTGGAACTCGACCGCGGCCACGGCATTCCCTGGGAAGGCAACTACTCGTCGTGGCTGGAACAGAAGGAGAAACGGCTCGCGCAGGAAGAAAAGGCCGAGCAGGCGCGCATCAAGGCGATGGAGTCGGAGCTCGAATGGGTGCGCAGCAACCCGAAGGGGCGCACCGCGAAGAGCAAGGCGCGGCTGAAGCGCTTCGAGGAGATCGCCTCCAGCGACTACCAGCGGCGTTCGGAAACCAAGGAACTCTACATCCCGCCCGGCCCGCGGCTGGGCGAGAAGGTGCTCGACGCCGAGAATCTGGGCAAGGCGTATGGCGACCGGCTGCTCTACCAGGGGCTGTCGTTCTCGGTTCCGCGCGGCGCGATCGTCGGCGTGATCGGCCCGAACGGCGTCGGGAAGACGACGCTGTTCCGGATGATCACCGGCAAGGAACAACCCGACCAGGGCAGCATCAGCCTCGGCGAGACGGTGGAAATCGCCTACGTGGACCAGAGCCGCGACGCGCTCCAGGACGAGAAGACCGTCTGGGAGGAGATCTCGAACGGCCAGGACGTGGTGCAGGTCGGCAATTTCCAGATGCCGTCGCGCGCCTACGTCGGGCGTTTCAACTTCAAGGGTTCGGACCAGCAGAAGCGGATGAAGGAACTCTCCGGTGGCGAACGCAACCGGGTGCACCTGGCCAAGGTGCTGATGCACGGCGGCAACCTGCTTCTGCTCGACGAACCGACCAACGACCTCGACGTCGAAACCCTGCGGGCGCTGGAAGAGTCCCTGCTCGACTTCCCCGGTTCCGCAATCGTGATCTCGCACGACCGCTGGTTCCTCGATCGCATCGCGACCCACATCCTCGCATTCGAGGAAGACGGCAACGTCGTGTTTTTCGATGGCAACTTCCAGGAATACGAGGCCGACCGCCACGACCGCCTCGGTGCCGCCGCCGACCAGCCGCACCGCGTCAAGTACAAGCGGCTGGCCTCATAA